The genomic stretch TTCGGCGTAGGCGTTGCCGCTCTGCACGACGCTGGCCTTCAGGCCCGCGAGTCGCTGGCGCAGCAGTTGTTCCAGGCGGTCGCGGGTGAATTCCGGCGCGGCCAGCAGATCGCGGATCACCTCGGTCAGGGCGGGGGCGTTGCGGGCCAGGGCCTTGCCGCTGAAGCTGAGGCTCAGGCGCAGGGCGTTCAGGTCGTCGGGGCGCACGCCGGCGCTGACGCTGGCGCTCACGCCGCCCGTGACGGCCTCCATGCGGCGCGCCATGGCTGCGTAGTCCTGCCCGGCCGCGCCGCCGCGCGTGACGGCGAAGGCGTACAGCGGCAGGGCGTCCAGCAGGTCGTCCGGCACGTCGGGCAGGCGCACCTGCACGTCCAGGTAGGTCAGGCCGCCGGTCGGCTGGGGAATGCGGGCGATCAGCGCGGCCCCCGCCTGCCCGGTGTGGTACGGCACGCGCGGCACGCTGGGCGGCACGTCCGAGAGGCTCAGGGTGGGCAGGGTGTCCAGCGGGTGTTCCTGCGCCTGCAACTCCTTGAGGCGCAGGCTCTCGGTCACGATGCGCGCGCGGTCCTCGTCGGTGAAGCCCGCGCTCAGGCGATCGATCAGGGCCTGCTCGTCGGCCTCGGTGCGCGCGGCGAGTTCCGGGTCCGGCGCGAGTTCCAGCGTCACGCGGTGCGGGTTGTTCAGCAGCTCCCGCTCGATCATGGGTTCAAAGACGCGCCCGGCGTTCAGGTCGGCGCGCAGGCGGTCCAGTTCGGCTTCCAGGCGCAGGCCGGTCAGCGGGTCGCCGCCGTACAGCCACGGCCCCAGCATCCGGAACATCACCTGAAGCGCGAACGGGTACCCGGCGTTGCTGACTTCCTTCTGCCCGATCTCGAACTGGTGCAGGCTGCTCTCGATCAGCTCCGGATCGATGCCTCCCTCCGCGACAGCGCGCAGGGTGTCCAGGACCAGCGTCTCGACGGCCTGTACCTGCCCGGCCCCCAGGCCCTTGAGGCCCACCGCGAACGCCCCCTCACGGAACGAGTCGCGGTAACCGCTGAGGTCCGCGAGGCCCGCGCCCAGCCCGGACTCGATCAGCGGGCGGGTCAGGGGCGCGGCCGGGTTGCCCAGCAGCACGTCGCTCAGGACGCTCCAGCGCAGGTTGGCGTCGGCGTCGCTGCTCAGGCCCAGTTTCCACAGGACGCTGACCTGCGAGCCGCGTTCCGTGTCGGTGCCGGGGTACTCGGCCCGCTCGCTGCGCGGCGCGGTGAACGGCGTCTGGTCGGGAATGCTGACATCCAGCACCTGCGCCGTGAACTGCCCCATGACGTGCGCCTCGATGGCGTCCAGGATGCGCTCCAGCGGGAGTTTCCCGTAGGTGTAGAAGAAGGCGTTGCTAGGGTGGTAGTGCGCCGCGTGGAAGGCCCGCAGGTTCTCGTAGGTCAGTTCCGGGATGTTCTCGGGCGCGCCGCCGGAGTTGTTCGCGTACGTCAGGTCCGGGTACAGCGCCTTCCCGAACGCCCGCCACATGACGGACCCGGGGTTCGCCATGCCGCCCTTCATCTCGTTGTACACCACGCCCTGCAACTTCAGCGGGGTCGTGGGATCGTCGGGCGTCTGGAATTCGAAACGGTGCCCGTCCTGCCGGAAGGACTCGTAGCGCATCAGCGGGAAGAACGTGGCGTCCAGGTACACCGACAGCAGGTTGAAGAAGTCCTGCTCGTTGCGGGTGCTGAACGGGTACGTGGTCCAGTCGTTGCTGGTCATGGCGTTCATGAAGGTGTTCAGGCTGCGCGGCAGCATCGCGAAGAACGGGTCCGGCACCGGGTAACGCTGGCTGCCCATCAGGACGATGTGCTCCAGGATGTGCGCCACGCCCGTGCTGTCCTTCGGGACGGTCGGGAAGGTCACGGAGAACGCGGCGTTGTCGTCGTCGCGGATCACGTGCGCGTGCCGGGCGCCCAGTTCGTGCGACAGCAGCACCAGCGTGCCCTGCATTTCCGGGAGGGTCTCGACCCGCTCGACGGTGTAACGGCCCAGGCGCTCGCCCACGCGGGGCGCGGCGGGCAGCGCGTGGGCGAGCGCAGTAGTTGGCAGTGAAGTCATGCCCCCGAGTCTAATCCCGCGCCCCCGCCCGGAACGCTGGGATGCGCGACGATTCCCGCTGCCCGGCCCCCGCCGGGGCGGATGTCATGCGAATCTCTGCGAATCTCACCGCCCCGGCGGGCGGCGGCGGGTACACTGCGGGGCATATGGCATTTCACCGCGTGGCCGCCCGGGTGGTCCTGGCAGGTCTGTTGACCGTTCCGCTCGCGTCGTGTGGGCAGGAGATCACGGGTTCGTCCGCCAGCAGCGCGACCGACATCCTGTACTTCGCCGACAGTCCGTCCGGCATGCCGCCCCTGTACGTGAACGAGACGTACTCCGCGCCCGTCACCGTGGCGGGCGGCGCGGGACCGTACGCAGCGCGCGTGACGGGCGGCACGCTCCCGCCGGGCCTGAAACTGAGCGGCCTGACCCTGAGCGGCACGCCCACCCGGACCGGCACCTTCGCGTTCACGGTGGAGGTCACGGACGCCAACCTGAGCACAAAGAGCAAGGAGTTCCGCGTGACCGTGCAGGACCTGCCGGCCCTGAGCCTGACGCCCACGCTGCCCGGCGGCGAGATTCGCGGCAACACCCGCATTCCCGTGACGATCACCGCTCCCCGCACGGTGCGCGCCGCGCGGCTGGTGTGGGACCTCCCGGCGGGCGTGAGCGTCAGCGCCGCGCAGCCCGGCGAGTCCGGCGGCGTGCTGTTCTGGCGGCAGGACGGGCAGCGGGTGACGGTGGACGTGGGCTTCAAGAACGTGCCCCGCAGCGGCGCGCGCGTGGCCCTGCTGACCCTGAAGGTCACGAAACCCGTGACCCTGACAGCGGCCAACCTGGGTTTCGAGGCGCGCGACGGGCAGGGCAAACTGCTGAGCGAGAAACTGACACCCGACGCACAGAAAGCCCGTGACGAGGCCGCCGCGAAGGCCAGCGCGCAGAAGGCAGCGACTGAGAAGGCGGCCGCCGAGAAGGCCGCAGGCGAGAAAGCCGCCGAGAAGGCCCCCGCTGCGCCAGCGGGTACGGCCGGGCAGGACGGCGCGCCGGTTGCCCCGGCCACCACGGTTCCGGCAGACGTTGCTCCGGCCGGGACGCCCGCGCCGCCCGCGACCGAACCGCCGACCACGGAGCCGCCGACCACCCAGCCGCCCACGACCGAGCCTCCGGTCACGCCGCCCGCTTCCGGGGGGCAGCCGTGAAGGCCCGCGCGCTGCTGGGCCTGCTGCTGG from Deinococcus seoulensis encodes the following:
- a CDS encoding insulinase family protein, coding for MTSLPTTALAHALPAAPRVGERLGRYTVERVETLPEMQGTLVLLSHELGARHAHVIRDDDNAAFSVTFPTVPKDSTGVAHILEHIVLMGSQRYPVPDPFFAMLPRSLNTFMNAMTSNDWTTYPFSTRNEQDFFNLLSVYLDATFFPLMRYESFRQDGHRFEFQTPDDPTTPLKLQGVVYNEMKGGMANPGSVMWRAFGKALYPDLTYANNSGGAPENIPELTYENLRAFHAAHYHPSNAFFYTYGKLPLERILDAIEAHVMGQFTAQVLDVSIPDQTPFTAPRSERAEYPGTDTERGSQVSVLWKLGLSSDADANLRWSVLSDVLLGNPAAPLTRPLIESGLGAGLADLSGYRDSFREGAFAVGLKGLGAGQVQAVETLVLDTLRAVAEGGIDPELIESSLHQFEIGQKEVSNAGYPFALQVMFRMLGPWLYGGDPLTGLRLEAELDRLRADLNAGRVFEPMIERELLNNPHRVTLELAPDPELAARTEADEQALIDRLSAGFTDEDRARIVTESLRLKELQAQEHPLDTLPTLSLSDVPPSVPRVPYHTGQAGAALIARIPQPTGGLTYLDVQVRLPDVPDDLLDALPLYAFAVTRGGAAGQDYAAMARRMEAVTGGVSASVSAGVRPDDLNALRLSLSFSGKALARNAPALTEVIRDLLAAPEFTRDRLEQLLRQRLAGLKASVVQSGNAYAERLAGAQVSPAGVLGERFGGLSALNTLKGIVEGRAVEGHSGGISGLDDLIARFGRIRDLILTGTPVLALTATEPDLNLDLSGVTDLFTGSAPVGRPAPTPAPRRPQARTTDSPVAFNAVAFQTVPYTHPDSPALLVLSRLLRSNYLLKEIREKGGAYGGAASFDTREGVFAMSSYRDPNIARTYRVFRDARAFLDTPLGQRELTEAILGASKVLDPLTSPDTAGRMRFYSDQAGYTPEVQDAFKARLLAVTLDDLRRVMDTWLTPDRAAYAVVTGRDPNDDTLNELGLTFDVQGV
- a CDS encoding Ig domain-containing protein, with protein sequence MAFHRVAARVVLAGLLTVPLASCGQEITGSSASSATDILYFADSPSGMPPLYVNETYSAPVTVAGGAGPYAARVTGGTLPPGLKLSGLTLSGTPTRTGTFAFTVEVTDANLSTKSKEFRVTVQDLPALSLTPTLPGGEIRGNTRIPVTITAPRTVRAARLVWDLPAGVSVSAAQPGESGGVLFWRQDGQRVTVDVGFKNVPRSGARVALLTLKVTKPVTLTAANLGFEARDGQGKLLSEKLTPDAQKARDEAAAKASAQKAATEKAAAEKAAGEKAAEKAPAAPAGTAGQDGAPVAPATTVPADVAPAGTPAPPATEPPTTEPPTTQPPTTEPPVTPPASGGQP